In the genome of Bacillus sp. S3, one region contains:
- a CDS encoding PfkB family carbohydrate kinase produces the protein MFKERGGHVADRDFEKLTEKEKTIFDLIRKNPYISQQELAEILGLSRPSVANIISGLTRKGHIIGRAYVLNESQQVICIGGANIDRKFHVKTKAQFGTSNPIQSTQSVGGVARNIAENLGRLGTDVTLLTTSGADSDWSFISESSILYMNLDHVTQIPGMSTGSYTAVLDTDGELIIALADMEVYEEITPDLLRKQDLLLSRAKCIVADLNCPKETLQFLSHFAQNHERPIVLIPVSSPKMNRLPDNLEGITWLITNRDESEMYFNCEINSEESWRHALEKWLSLGIENVVITNGKKGAMIGNNEEGIFYIPSIETKEIVDVTGAGDAFSSAVIYSWLEGKSLPEIAKAGAVNASKTLQSNYTVRQDLSPVQLQKDMEELS, from the coding sequence ATGTTTAAAGAGAGGGGTGGGCATGTGGCTGATAGGGATTTTGAAAAATTGACCGAAAAGGAAAAGACGATATTCGATTTGATTCGTAAAAATCCATATATTTCACAACAAGAGCTTGCTGAAATCTTAGGATTATCCCGGCCATCGGTTGCCAATATTATTTCCGGCTTAACGAGAAAAGGCCATATTATTGGCAGAGCCTACGTTTTAAATGAGTCTCAACAGGTTATTTGTATAGGAGGGGCCAATATCGATCGAAAATTCCATGTAAAAACAAAGGCCCAGTTTGGTACTTCCAATCCGATTCAATCCACTCAAAGTGTGGGTGGAGTTGCTCGCAACATTGCCGAAAATCTTGGGCGTCTAGGTACAGATGTAACACTTTTGACAACCAGCGGTGCAGACAGTGATTGGTCGTTTATTTCGGAATCATCGATACTTTATATGAACCTTGACCATGTGACTCAAATCCCAGGAATGTCGACTGGCTCTTACACCGCCGTCCTCGACACCGATGGAGAGTTAATCATAGCACTTGCTGATATGGAAGTATATGAGGAAATCACACCTGACCTGCTCCGAAAGCAGGATTTGTTACTGAGTCGTGCAAAATGTATCGTGGCCGATCTTAATTGTCCAAAGGAAACATTGCAATTTTTATCTCATTTTGCCCAAAATCATGAGCGGCCAATCGTTCTAATCCCAGTTTCATCACCAAAAATGAACCGTTTGCCTGACAACTTAGAAGGGATCACATGGTTAATTACGAACCGCGATGAGTCTGAAATGTATTTTAACTGCGAAATAAACTCTGAGGAATCTTGGAGACACGCACTGGAAAAGTGGCTTTCACTTGGCATTGAAAACGTGGTTATAACCAATGGAAAAAAAGGCGCCATGATTGGAAATAACGAAGAAGGTATATTCTATATTCCTTCGATTGAAACAAAAGAAATCGTCGACGTTACCGGAGCGGGTGATGCCTTTTCGTCTGCAGTTATCTATTCCTGGCTTGAGGGAAAGAGTTTACCTGAGATCGCCAAAGCTGGTGCGGTTAATGCCTCAAAGACGTTGCAATCTAACTATACTGTCCGCCAAGATTTATCACCAGTACAACTTCAAAAAGACATGGAGGAATTATCATGA
- a CDS encoding ABC transporter permease, with the protein MENKITPLSKVFLLVIFFILYAPIFFLVIFSFNSGETMYAFKGFSLDWYRELFQDTRLLIIVLNTVVVALLSALISTIIGVLGALAIHQAKKRQTKNSLLSLNNVLIVSPDVIIGASFLILFTMAGVKLGFYSVLLSHIAFSIPIVVLMVLPKLMEMSPTLIDAARDLGASRWNVLTKVIIPFINPGIFAGFFMALTYSFDDFAVTFFVTGNGFSTLSVEIYSLARRGISLNINALSALLFLFTMLLVVIYYFITQRNKVNGMGARKQ; encoded by the coding sequence GTGGAGAATAAAATTACACCCTTATCAAAGGTATTTTTATTGGTGATCTTTTTTATCCTGTATGCACCCATTTTCTTTCTTGTCATCTTCTCCTTCAACAGTGGAGAAACGATGTACGCTTTTAAAGGCTTTTCACTCGATTGGTACAGAGAACTTTTTCAGGATACCCGGCTCCTGATCATCGTTCTGAATACGGTGGTTGTTGCTTTATTATCGGCACTCATATCTACCATTATAGGTGTCCTTGGGGCTCTGGCCATTCATCAGGCGAAAAAAAGACAAACCAAGAATTCACTGCTTTCGCTAAACAACGTACTCATCGTCAGCCCTGATGTCATCATTGGCGCTTCGTTTTTAATTTTGTTCACAATGGCTGGAGTCAAACTTGGCTTCTACTCGGTGCTATTATCCCATATCGCTTTTAGCATTCCAATTGTTGTCTTAATGGTACTGCCAAAATTAATGGAGATGAGTCCGACGTTAATCGATGCGGCCAGGGATCTTGGTGCAAGCCGGTGGAATGTACTGACAAAGGTGATTATTCCTTTTATCAACCCAGGAATATTTGCGGGATTTTTTATGGCGTTAACCTATTCATTCGATGATTTCGCGGTTACTTTTTTTGTCACGGGCAATGGTTTTTCCACGCTATCGGTTGAAATTTATTCCTTAGCACGCCGCGGAATTTCCTTGAATATTAACGCGTTATCAGCACTCTTATTCCTATTTACAATGCTGCTTGTGGTGATTTATTACTTTATTACACAGCGTAACAAAGTTAATGGAATGGGGGCTCGAAAGCAATGA
- a CDS encoding pseudouridine-5'-phosphate glycosidase, which yields MKEYITLSEEVRAAKEQGKPVVALESTIISHGMPYPQNVKTAREVEQIIRDNGAVPATIAILDGKIKIGLSDEELEMFGKSSDVAKASRRDLAYLLATKKKGATTVAATMICAELADIHIFVTGGIGGAHRGAETSMDISADLEELAQTNVAVICAGAKSILDLGLTMEYLETKGVPVMGYQTDVLPAFYTRTSEFPVNFRADDVETVAATLKAKWDLKLKGGAVIANPIPEEYAMDEKTITDVIETALKEAEEQHISGKNVTPFLLGKVKELTGGKSLDSNIALVKNNAVVGAKIAVHFESLK from the coding sequence ATGAAAGAGTACATTACATTATCCGAAGAAGTACGCGCTGCTAAAGAACAAGGAAAACCGGTTGTTGCTTTAGAATCAACGATTATTTCTCACGGCATGCCATATCCGCAAAATGTGAAAACAGCTCGTGAGGTAGAACAAATTATACGTGATAACGGTGCGGTCCCAGCAACAATTGCCATTTTAGATGGAAAAATAAAAATCGGTTTATCAGATGAAGAACTAGAAATGTTCGGAAAGAGTTCTGATGTTGCTAAAGCGTCACGCCGTGATTTAGCCTATTTACTGGCAACAAAGAAAAAAGGGGCCACAACTGTTGCGGCAACAATGATTTGTGCAGAATTGGCCGACATTCATATCTTTGTTACCGGCGGAATCGGCGGTGCTCACCGCGGTGCCGAAACATCAATGGACATTTCAGCTGACCTTGAAGAATTAGCACAAACAAATGTAGCGGTTATTTGCGCCGGAGCAAAATCAATTTTAGATTTAGGCTTAACTATGGAATACCTTGAAACAAAGGGGGTGCCGGTAATGGGCTATCAAACAGATGTCCTTCCTGCCTTCTATACTAGAACAAGTGAGTTCCCTGTCAATTTCCGCGCTGATGATGTGGAAACAGTAGCCGCTACCTTAAAAGCAAAATGGGACTTAAAACTTAAGGGTGGAGCAGTTATTGCTAATCCCATTCCAGAAGAATATGCGATGGATGAAAAGACAATTACCGATGTAATCGAAACGGCATTGAAGGAGGCAGAGGAACAACATATTTCCGGCAAAAATGTTACACCATTCCTATTAGGAAAAGTCAAAGAACTAACAGGCGGAAAAAGCCTGGATTCCAACATAGCACTTGTTAAAAATAACGCGGTCGTTGGGGCAAAAATTGCCGTACACTTTGAATCATTAAAATAA
- a CDS encoding ABC transporter permease — MENKHTRNLYMLPYFLWIVLFVVAPIFLVLYYSFFDIEGHATLANYQKFFTPVYLKMTLSSFWYAFLITAFSLLIAYPTAYLLTKTRHKQLWLLLIIVPSWINLLLKAYAFLGIFGTYGAANSFLKMIGIGAQQILFTDFSFVFVSVYIFIPFMILPIFNSLNELNPTLLDAANDLGASKWTTFRRVIFPLTIDGVKSGCQVVFIPALSLFMLTRLIAGNRVITLGTAIEQQFLVTRDWGMGSTIAVFLIIIMVFIMIVTNTRKRGV, encoded by the coding sequence ATGGAAAATAAACACACACGCAATTTGTATATGCTTCCATACTTCCTTTGGATTGTTCTATTTGTCGTCGCACCCATTTTTCTTGTACTTTACTATTCCTTCTTTGATATCGAGGGACATGCAACACTTGCGAATTATCAGAAGTTTTTCACACCGGTGTATTTAAAGATGACTCTAAGCTCGTTTTGGTATGCCTTTTTAATTACTGCTTTTTCGTTGTTGATTGCTTATCCTACAGCCTATTTATTAACAAAAACGAGGCATAAACAACTATGGCTTTTATTAATCATTGTTCCGTCCTGGATTAATTTATTGTTAAAAGCCTATGCCTTCCTTGGTATTTTTGGTACTTATGGGGCTGCGAACAGCTTTTTAAAAATGATTGGAATTGGGGCACAGCAAATCTTATTTACTGATTTTAGCTTTGTGTTTGTGTCGGTATATATTTTTATCCCCTTTATGATTTTACCGATCTTTAATTCATTGAATGAATTAAATCCGACTTTGTTGGATGCGGCCAACGACTTAGGGGCTTCGAAATGGACCACCTTTCGCCGCGTTATCTTTCCATTAACGATTGACGGAGTGAAATCAGGCTGTCAGGTGGTCTTTATCCCGGCACTTTCCTTGTTCATGCTGACAAGATTAATTGCCGGAAACCGTGTCATCACCTTGGGAACCGCGATTGAGCAGCAATTCCTTGTAACCCGGGACTGGGGAATGGGATCGACCATTGCCGTCTTTTTAATTATTATCATGGTTTTCATTATGATTGTAACGAATACCAGAAAGCGAGGTGTCTAA
- a CDS encoding energy-coupling factor ABC transporter ATP-binding protein, producing the protein MKKIVVEGLKYKYPLSNTLALDNLSFQVDEGEFIGIIGKNSAGKSTLCQALVGLVPHFYKGAYGGKLVVDGLEVKNHAIADIALKVGMVFQNPFTQVTGSRMTVYEEIAFGLENMGLPRSEIMNRIDEVLALLNIEQVKEHNPFDLSGGQMQRLAIASIIAMKPDILVLDEPTSQLDPAGSEEVFSAIRNLSGQGITVILAEHKMEKIARYCNRVILLNDGKLVDFDSPEKVFSRQDLEEQGVTAPVYTRVCKALGVKKAASDFYPVTLEDAEMALRGRMG; encoded by the coding sequence ATGAAAAAAATTGTTGTGGAAGGTCTCAAATATAAATATCCATTATCCAACACACTTGCCCTTGATAATCTTTCGTTTCAAGTGGATGAAGGAGAATTTATCGGTATTATTGGAAAAAACTCAGCGGGTAAATCGACTTTGTGCCAAGCTCTTGTTGGATTGGTCCCTCATTTTTATAAAGGAGCGTATGGGGGTAAGCTTGTTGTAGACGGTCTGGAAGTGAAAAATCATGCCATTGCTGACATTGCCTTAAAGGTGGGAATGGTGTTTCAAAATCCATTTACCCAGGTGACGGGTTCGAGAATGACGGTATATGAGGAAATTGCCTTCGGGCTTGAGAATATGGGGTTACCTCGTTCCGAAATAATGAACCGGATTGATGAGGTGCTTGCCTTGTTAAACATTGAACAGGTGAAGGAGCATAATCCCTTTGATTTATCTGGCGGGCAAATGCAGCGGTTGGCTATCGCCAGTATAATTGCAATGAAACCGGACATCCTTGTTTTGGATGAACCGACCTCCCAGCTGGACCCGGCAGGCTCTGAGGAAGTTTTTAGCGCAATTCGAAACTTAAGCGGACAGGGGATAACTGTCATTCTAGCTGAACATAAAATGGAGAAGATTGCCCGGTATTGCAATCGAGTTATACTGCTAAATGACGGAAAATTAGTGGATTTCGATTCTCCTGAGAAAGTTTTTTCTAGACAGGACCTTGAGGAACAAGGGGTAACCGCACCTGTGTATACGAGAGTTTGTAAAGCTTTGGGTGTGAAGAAGGCTGCCTCGGATTTTTATCCTGTAACCTTGGAGGATGCGGAAATGGCATTAAGGGGGCGGATGGGATGA
- a CDS encoding energy-coupling factor transporter transmembrane component T family protein: protein MKSISLYVDRKSFIHDIDPMTKLVYILFALFIPIILSSFTISFICLGISLALLCVGKVIRKTVSVFSFVFFVLITVVIIQGLFKPENETVLFEIGPAVMYKEGLLYALTITLRVMNIVSSFMILVLTTKPSDLVEMLVRKGMSPRIGYVIVSVFQIIPEMMSSMGTIMDAQRARGMETEGSLFVRIKAFVPLLGPVILGSLINTKERAMALEVRGFNSKAPKTYLHEEKTYTHSRLIQSCMLLLAVTAVAWRIFA from the coding sequence TTGAAATCAATTAGCTTGTATGTGGATCGGAAATCGTTCATTCATGATATCGATCCCATGACAAAACTTGTATATATTCTTTTTGCCTTATTCATTCCGATTATTCTTTCATCGTTTACTATTTCTTTTATATGCTTGGGAATCAGCCTTGCATTATTGTGTGTTGGGAAGGTGATTCGAAAAACAGTTTCCGTGTTTAGTTTTGTTTTTTTCGTGCTAATTACGGTCGTCATTATTCAAGGCCTGTTTAAACCTGAAAATGAGACCGTTCTTTTTGAAATAGGTCCGGCTGTCATGTATAAAGAAGGATTGCTATATGCCTTGACCATTACTCTCCGGGTGATGAATATTGTCAGTTCCTTTATGATCTTAGTTCTGACGACAAAACCATCCGATTTAGTTGAGATGCTTGTTCGTAAAGGTATGTCACCAAGAATCGGCTATGTGATCGTTTCTGTTTTTCAAATTATTCCGGAAATGATGTCAAGCATGGGTACAATTATGGATGCGCAGCGGGCGAGGGGCATGGAGACGGAGGGGAGTCTGTTTGTCCGAATCAAGGCTTTCGTGCCATTATTAGGACCAGTTATCCTTGGCTCGCTAATAAATACGAAAGAACGGGCGATGGCACTAGAAGTGAGGGGCTTTAATTCCAAAGCCCCGAAAACCTATTTACACGAGGAAAAAACCTACACCCATAGCAGGCTGATCCAGTCATGTATGCTGCTGCTAGCCGTTACTGCTGTTGCTTGGAGGATTTTTGCATGA
- a CDS encoding PotD/PotF family extracellular solute-binding protein — protein MNKLVRFFLVIALASAVLLLAISSLNTSQGYSGGNTLTIFNWGDYIDEDLIKQFEKETGIKVIYETFDSNEAMLTKIEQGGTTYDIAVPSEYMIDKMRHENLLIPLDHAKLPNLKYIDKRFMDLPFDPENKYSIPYFWGTVGIVYNPKMLHGKKITSWNDLWDPELKNEILLIDGAREVMGMGLNSLGYSLNDTNKQHLIEAKEKLDTLTPNVKAIVGDEIKMLLANEEASVGLVWSGDASEIMSENEELDYVVPKEGSNLWFDNMVIPKTAKNVEAAHTFINFMLDPEVAAKNTDYVGYSTPNKQALKFMPKEVVKDERFYPSPELTEKLEVYENLGKRNLAYYNELFLQFKMHRK, from the coding sequence ATGAACAAGCTAGTTCGTTTTTTTCTCGTAATCGCCCTTGCATCGGCAGTCCTATTACTTGCAATATCCAGTTTAAATACGTCCCAAGGTTATTCAGGCGGCAACACGCTGACGATTTTTAACTGGGGAGATTACATTGATGAAGATCTTATCAAGCAGTTTGAAAAGGAAACAGGTATCAAAGTGATCTATGAAACCTTTGATTCCAATGAAGCAATGCTGACAAAGATTGAACAAGGAGGTACGACTTATGACATTGCCGTGCCTTCTGAATATATGATCGATAAAATGCGGCATGAGAATTTGCTGATCCCTTTGGATCACGCCAAACTGCCAAACTTAAAATACATTGACAAACGGTTTATGGATCTTCCATTTGATCCGGAAAATAAGTATTCCATTCCCTATTTCTGGGGAACCGTGGGCATTGTCTATAATCCGAAAATGCTCCATGGTAAAAAAATTACCAGTTGGAATGACCTTTGGGACCCAGAATTAAAAAATGAAATTCTCTTAATTGATGGTGCACGCGAAGTAATGGGAATGGGATTGAATAGTTTAGGCTATTCACTTAATGACACCAATAAACAGCATCTAATCGAGGCAAAAGAAAAGCTCGACACCCTAACCCCAAACGTTAAGGCCATCGTTGGCGATGAAATCAAGATGCTGCTCGCCAATGAAGAAGCTTCTGTCGGCCTGGTTTGGTCTGGCGACGCTTCGGAGATTATGTCAGAAAATGAAGAGTTGGATTATGTAGTGCCAAAGGAAGGTTCTAACCTTTGGTTTGATAATATGGTGATTCCAAAAACAGCAAAAAATGTTGAGGCGGCCCATACATTTATTAATTTCATGCTTGACCCGGAGGTGGCCGCCAAGAACACTGACTATGTTGGCTATTCCACACCGAATAAGCAGGCACTGAAATTTATGCCTAAAGAGGTTGTTAAGGATGAGCGCTTTTATCCATCCCCAGAGCTGACAGAGAAACTGGAAGTATACGAAAACCTTGGTAAAAGGAACTTAGCCTACTACAATGAACTATTTTTGCAATTTAAAATGCACCGTAAATAA
- a CDS encoding ABC transporter ATP-binding protein — translation MQNNAIIQFIDVTKQYDNDPPVLNDVSFEIERGKFYTLLGPSGCGKTTILRLIAGFTEASQGEILFNGKKINHVPANKRQVNTVFQDYALFPHLNVFENVAFGLRIKKMKNAEIERKVQEALSFVNLKGYETREIREMSGGQRQRVAIARAIVNEPEVILLDEPLSALDLKLRTEMQYELRELQRRLGITFIFVTHDQEEALAMSDEIFVINKGKIQQSGTPTDIYDEPINRFVADFIGESNIVNGRMMEDYRVEFVGREFECVDQGLNKNEPVEVVIRPEDLEITTLDRGKLQVRVDSQLFRGVHYEISCYDHDGNEWLVHSTKKATVGDKIGLYFDPEAIHVMRLGETEEEFDRRLEAYTDVDANGK, via the coding sequence ATGCAGAACAACGCTATTATTCAATTTATAGATGTAACAAAACAATATGACAACGACCCTCCCGTTCTGAATGACGTTAGTTTTGAAATTGAGCGGGGGAAATTTTATACACTGCTTGGTCCTTCAGGCTGTGGCAAGACGACGATCTTACGATTAATCGCCGGATTTACTGAGGCCTCCCAAGGAGAAATTCTTTTTAATGGTAAAAAAATTAATCATGTCCCTGCTAATAAACGGCAGGTCAATACCGTGTTTCAAGATTACGCCCTTTTTCCCCATTTAAATGTGTTTGAAAATGTGGCATTTGGATTGCGGATTAAAAAAATGAAGAATGCTGAAATAGAACGGAAGGTACAGGAAGCACTCAGCTTTGTGAACCTAAAGGGCTATGAAACGCGGGAAATCAGAGAAATGTCCGGTGGTCAGCGCCAGCGTGTAGCTATCGCGCGTGCCATTGTGAATGAGCCGGAAGTTATCCTTCTAGACGAACCATTATCCGCTTTAGATTTAAAACTACGGACGGAAATGCAATATGAGCTTCGTGAATTGCAGCGGCGACTTGGTATTACCTTTATCTTCGTTACACATGACCAAGAGGAAGCTTTGGCAATGTCTGATGAGATTTTTGTCATCAATAAAGGGAAAATTCAACAGAGCGGCACACCGACAGATATTTACGATGAACCGATCAACCGCTTTGTTGCTGACTTTATTGGGGAGTCCAATATTGTGAACGGCAGAATGATGGAAGATTACCGAGTAGAATTTGTCGGCAGGGAGTTCGAGTGTGTCGACCAAGGTCTGAACAAAAATGAGCCGGTTGAAGTGGTCATTCGCCCAGAGGATTTGGAAATTACGACATTGGATCGCGGCAAGCTTCAGGTCCGTGTTGATTCGCAATTATTCCGCGGTGTTCATTATGAGATTAGCTGTTATGATCACGACGGGAATGAATGGCTGGTCCATTCAACGAAAAAGGCTACTGTGGGCGATAAAATCGGGCTTTATTTTGATCCGGAAGCCATTCATGTTATGCGGCTCGGGGAGACGGAAGAAGAATTTGACCGGCGCTTAGAAGCCTATACGGATGTAGATGCCAATGGAAAATAA
- a CDS encoding DoxX family protein → MVVNWLRENKVAAALLTVIRLFLGYSWLTAGWGKLSSGAFDASGYLKAVIANPVKGPDGSVVYGWYVEFLKGFALPNVDIFNTIVPLGEFLIGLGLILGCLTTAAAFFGIVMNFSFFLAGTVSHIPTDLFIGAIILFAGLNAGRFGLDRWVIPFIRRAAFKGDKTLKRTA, encoded by the coding sequence ATGGTAGTCAATTGGTTAAGAGAAAACAAAGTTGCCGCAGCACTTTTGACAGTTATTCGTTTATTTCTTGGTTATTCTTGGTTAACGGCTGGTTGGGGGAAGCTTTCAAGCGGAGCTTTTGACGCTTCTGGATATTTAAAAGCAGTCATTGCAAACCCGGTAAAAGGTCCAGATGGCAGTGTAGTTTATGGCTGGTATGTTGAATTTCTTAAAGGATTTGCCTTACCAAACGTTGATATTTTCAATACGATTGTCCCTCTTGGGGAATTTCTAATCGGATTAGGACTTATTCTTGGATGTTTAACTACAGCAGCAGCGTTTTTCGGTATTGTAATGAACTTTTCTTTCTTCTTAGCTGGTACAGTATCTCATATTCCAACAGACCTATTCATCGGAGCGATTATTCTTTTTGCAGGATTGAACGCTGGCCGCTTTGGTCTTGACCGCTGGGTAATCCCATTCATCCGCAGAGCTGCATTTAAAGGTGACAAAACGCTAAAACGAACTGCATAA
- a CDS encoding ECF transporter S component yields MKKQSMWSFRLSTAALVLIPVAVGVNYIGKLLAQLLKLPLWLDSIGTVLAAMLGGPIVGALAGAINNIIYGFTDPISFVYAITSVAIGLAVGILFYKGYISSWGKAIVAGLIIGLVATVVSTPLNIGFWGGQTGNVWGDALFAFILAKTDSTWLASLLDELVVDVPDKLLVVLISFGIFKGLPRNVVQLYNNSEKIETLD; encoded by the coding sequence ATGAAGAAGCAAAGCATGTGGTCGTTCCGGTTATCAACTGCTGCCCTTGTATTAATTCCGGTTGCGGTGGGTGTCAACTATATTGGTAAATTACTAGCACAATTGTTGAAGCTGCCGCTGTGGTTAGACTCTATCGGAACTGTCTTGGCTGCCATGCTGGGAGGCCCGATTGTCGGTGCCTTAGCCGGTGCAATTAATAATATTATTTACGGTTTTACTGATCCGATTTCGTTTGTTTATGCTATTACTAGTGTAGCGATCGGTTTAGCGGTCGGAATCCTTTTTTACAAAGGCTATATTTCCAGCTGGGGGAAAGCCATTGTTGCCGGGTTAATCATTGGCCTTGTAGCGACGGTTGTATCGACACCGTTAAATATTGGCTTCTGGGGCGGACAAACCGGAAATGTATGGGGGGACGCTTTATTTGCTTTTATTCTAGCAAAAACCGATTCTACGTGGCTGGCATCCCTGCTTGATGAACTTGTAGTCGATGTACCGGATAAATTATTAGTCGTATTAATCAGTTTTGGTATTTTCAAAGGATTACCGCGGAATGTCGTCCAATTATATAACAATAGTGAAAAAATCGAGACCCTAGATTAA
- a CDS encoding energy-coupling factor ABC transporter ATP-binding protein yields MIKVTDLSFSYKKDGPRVLSGLNLEFDQRSTAIIGQNGAGKTTFVKLLKGLLKPDKGEIMIHGFDANLKTAAETARTIGLVFQNPNDQIFKRTVLEEVMFGPLNIKMGKHTAEKQAIKALKMVELEDKREMNPHDLSLSEKKLLCIASVVAMDTDIIIFDEPTIAQDHYGKEQIRQIIQALKEKNKLVMTIIHDMDFVAENFERTIVFNEGKVLLDGDTRYVFSQRETLNKAKVEPPGITQLAEKLGIKNTILTIDELIRVSGTM; encoded by the coding sequence ATGATTAAGGTAACAGATCTTTCGTTTTCCTATAAAAAGGACGGTCCACGGGTTCTTTCCGGACTAAATTTAGAGTTCGACCAGCGTTCGACGGCAATTATTGGTCAAAATGGTGCCGGAAAGACGACGTTTGTGAAACTGCTGAAAGGCCTTTTAAAACCAGATAAAGGGGAAATAATGATACATGGTTTCGATGCAAACTTGAAGACCGCTGCAGAGACAGCAAGGACAATTGGTCTCGTATTTCAAAATCCAAATGACCAAATCTTTAAACGAACGGTCTTAGAAGAAGTGATGTTTGGCCCGCTGAATATTAAGATGGGGAAACATACGGCGGAGAAGCAAGCGATTAAAGCCCTGAAAATGGTCGAGCTCGAAGATAAACGGGAGATGAATCCCCATGATTTGAGTTTATCGGAAAAGAAGCTGCTTTGCATTGCCTCTGTTGTGGCAATGGATACGGACATCATTATCTTTGACGAACCGACAATTGCACAGGATCATTATGGTAAGGAACAGATCCGGCAAATCATCCAAGCCTTGAAGGAAAAAAATAAATTGGTCATGACCATTATTCATGACATGGACTTTGTCGCAGAAAATTTTGAACGGACAATTGTCTTTAACGAAGGGAAAGTCCTCCTAGATGGAGACACAAGATACGTATTCTCACAGAGAGAAACCCTAAACAAAGCCAAAGTCGAACCACCGGGCATCACCCAGCTCGCAGAAAAACTCGGCATAAAAAACACTATACTGACTATTGACGAGTTAATAAGGGTGTCAGGCACCATGTGA